Proteins from a single region of Cydia splendana chromosome 9, ilCydSple1.2, whole genome shotgun sequence:
- the LOC134793917 gene encoding juvenile hormone esterase-like: protein MIYIHGGSYITGSGNDVLYGPKFLVQQDVVLVTLNYRLEVLGFLSVETPEVPGNAGMKDQVAALKWIKENIAKFGGDPDNITIFGESAGACSVSHHILSPMTIGLFHKVIAQSGTSVQDGAIGEGSKSRAFRVGKYLGRDTNNTTELLEFLRSLPAANLTNLTIATSTDDELYRGLSARFLPVVEKKFDNVETFLSEYPLDTLQSETIRKVPLILGYNSAEAILVIQDRLAKLDIYNNNPSYDVPSEIAEKLTQEKMNDMGKRIRKFYIGDREYTKDDYKVIVTMLSDLYLLYNTHRFTYLYSKHNSPIYMYRFSFDTDLNFAKKLLLSNSDLDLKGACHGDDVFYMFSSNYTKDAYESQETLKDYVSNVTILWTNFAKTSNPTPDNWEGTRWPIYTTQSKEYLDINVQSTAGSFAEKQSVEFWDTLYCEAGLPCIKNN from the exons ATGATCTACATCCACGGAGGATCCTACATAACTGGATCTGGAAATGATGTCCTGTACGGACCAAAGTTTCTCGTTCAACAGGATGTTGTCCTGGTCACTTTGAACTACAGACTTGAAGTGCTTGGATTCTTAAGTGTGGAAACCCCTGAGGTTCCTGGCAATGCGGGTATGAAGGACCAAGTCGCTGCGTTGAAGTGGATAAAGGAGAATATTGCAAAGTTTGGAGGAGATCCCGATAATATTACAATTTTTGGGGAGAGTGCCGGAGCTTGCTCTGTATCTCATCATATTTTGTCGCCGATGACTATAGGACTATTTCATAAAGTTATCGCGCAAAGTGGTACTAGTGTCCAAGATGGAGCGATAGGTGAAGGAAGCAAGAGCAGGGCCTTCAGAGTAGGAAAATATTTAGGAAGAGACACGAATAATACCACTGAGCTGCTTGAGTTTTTAAGATCTTTACCAGCAGCGAACCTAACTAACTTGACAATTGCTACGAGTACGGACGATGAGCTGTATAGAGGACTCTCTGCGCGATTTTTGCCAGTTGTCGAAAAGAAATTTGATAATGTCGAAACGTTTCTAAGTGAATATCCTTTGGATACACTTCAGTCGGAAACAATTCGTAAAGTTCCCTTGATATTAGGATATAACTCCGCTGAAGCCATTTTGGTGATTCAAGATAGATTAGCAAAGTTAGACATTTACAATAACAATCCCTCCTACGACGTGCCTAGTGAAATCGCTGAGAAACTAACCCAAGAGAAAATGAATGATATGGGTAAAAGGATTAGAAAATTCTATATTGGTGACAGAGAGTACACAAAAGATGATTATAAGGTGATTGTCACGATGTTATCTGACTTGTATTTACTGTATAACACGCACAGATTTACCTACTTGTATTCTAAACACAACAGTCCCATTTATATGTACAGGTTCAGTTTCGACACTGACCTTAATTTTGCAAAGAAATTATTACTTAGTAATTCGGATTTGGATTTGAAAGGAGCCTGCCATGGAGACGACgtgttttatatgttttctagTAATTATACTAAAGATGCTTACGAATCGCAAGAAACATTGAAGGATTACGTATCGAATGTGACAATATTATGGACGAATTTTGCTAAAACCAG CAACCCAACTCCAGACAACTGGGAAGGAACAAGATGGCCAATATACACGACTCAGAGCAAGGAATACCTAGACATCAACGTACAGTCGACGGCGGGAAGCTTCGCTGAGAAGCAGAGCGTGGAGTTCTGGGACACACTGTACTGCGAGGCTGGCTTGCCTTGCataaaaaataactaa